TCACCTTCTTGGATCGTTCCGAGGCGCAGGAGAGTCGGCTCTCCCAAGATAGCGCTGGTCTGGGCCTGAAGGATGAGGAATTTCATGTTGTCGATCCACACGGTGTCGGGCTCCGCCCCCGGGGACTTCCGATCCTGCACGCTGAGGACGTACGCCACCCTGTCGCGTATGTTCGCCCTTTCGGACACTCGCACGTCGTACGCATCAGCGATGCTATCCCTCGTGAACCTCAGCATGTAGCTGAGGGTCTCCAGGCCAGCCACGGACATCGAGTCGTATGCCTTCCAATGCCCATCTTTCGGCACCACGACGCCTGCGCCTTTCGCAAGGATCACGCGCGTCCCCTCGTTGGAGGACGGCGCAAGATACGTGATGTGATACTTGTCCGGCCTCTTGAACACGACCTGCATGGTGACGGTTTCCTCAACGCCGCCCCGGTTGTACACAGACTCCAGAACGCACGTGAGGTCTCGCACCCTAGCGTTCGCGCTCTGAATCTGCTTGAGCACATCCTGGGTGTTGATGGACTCGTCTGCAGCGTGCCCCGCGCCCGAGATCGCGAGGACGAAGAGAGCGAGCACACCAACCGTCCTTGCCAACCGCCTACAACAAACAAGCGCATCCGACACAGCTTCCCATCCCCCAACTCCGTCGACTTGTGACTTGTTCCCGTGCGGACCCTGCTTCGGTTTTCACCACGGCACCACTTCGCCAGGCTGCACGCCCGTCCTCTAGAAACGAGCGAGCGTGCCACCTTGTTCCGTCCGGACGTCCGCGCCAGGACGACGGGCCCGGAGCTGGCCTTAGCCTTCAGCGGGACGCCCGAAATCCAGCTTCATCATGCCTTGGAGCATCCGCGCATTCTCAGCGGCCTGCCCGGCATGGCAATTGTTGAAAAGCACGTAGGTCTTCGCGGCCCGCGCGTCCAAGGCTTTGATCCTCGGCACCCATTCCGCCAGTTCAGCCTCGGTGTACAAGTAATTGTAACGCTCCCACCCCTGCGTGTGGTTCCACCATTTTTCGGCGTTCCTTCCATGGAATCTCACATAAGCGATATCCGCGGTCACCTCGGCGACCGGGGGCACCAGTCCCCGCAGCCTCGGTTCGTCCACACAACAGAACCCGAGCCCTTCAGCGCGAAGGAGTTCGAAGGTCTCGGGTCTCACCCACTCGCTGTTGCGAAACTCCACGACTACGGCTATGTCTTTCAGGCGCTCCCTGAAGCGTCTGACATAGTCAGCGTTTTCCGGAGTCCTTTTGAAACCCCACGGGAATTGCGCCAAAACACACCCGAGGTTGCCACGGGTCGTCATGGGCTTGATTGCCTCCATGAACGCCCGGAAG
The nucleotide sequence above comes from Bacillota bacterium. Encoded proteins:
- a CDS encoding DUF72 domain-containing protein; the encoded protein is MVLIGTAGFSYKDWKGVFYPDDIKDGEMLKFYAGLFPCVELDFTYYQMPSVRTMEGLARKVPEGFEFCVKAHKGMTHEFKEPAAGEDKSDVFRAFMEAIKPMTTRGNLGCVLAQFPWGFKRTPENADYVRRFRERLKDIAVVVEFRNSEWVRPETFELLRAEGLGFCCVDEPRLRGLVPPVAEVTADIAYVRFHGRNAEKWWNHTQGWERYNYLYTEAELAEWVPRIKALDARAAKTYVLFNNCHAGQAAENARMLQGMMKLDFGRPAEG